The nucleotide sequence CGTTATGGTACAAAAGATAAAAAGTCATCCGGGTCGGATGACTTTTTATGTACTTTTATAAGAAAGTATAAGCTTTTTGCACTAAGATTAGTGTCTAGCTCCAGCGCCTAGTCCCTAGAGTCGCTTCGGTCAGCCCAATGAAGTCAATGAACGACTTCACCGGTCAGCCCTCTGAGGCACACGATGTGCGAGACCCGCCAGCGCTTGCGCTTTTCTTATTTAATGGCCGTGCTTTTCTTCAGAGCCATTTGGAAGAACTGCCGGAATCACAAGGATAATGATTGTTGCCACAACAGCAAGGATCGTGCTTTGAGCTAAGTCCAATCCAACGCCGATCATCGCGCCAGCCACGTAATTAAGCATTAGAACCAGGAGGAATGTCCAGAATAAAGTCCAGAAATATTTCACGAATTTCACCTCTTACATTATTAAATCTTTTCTCATCTTACCACAAGCCATATAAATTATAAATCAAATTTGAATAAAATGAAAAGCGTTTTCACAGAACAATTCTATTTTTCCAAACCTAACAATATTAAATTTGCCGGAGTCATGGAGATTTGAGTATAGACAAGGGATTAAAATGGAAAAATGGGCAAAACCCCTTTCATTTCCTGTTAAACTACATACAGTAATATGAATAATCTATAGGGAAGGGGTTGGTAAGATGGAGAGCCGGAACTTTAAACTGGATACCGAATGGAATGTCATCCATTATCCTGAAAGGCCAAATGGTTTCGGTATCCTGACGATTGGAGATGAAAGGCACTTTGTGAACAGCAGCAGCAGCTTCTGGACGCAGAATGAAGGTAAACGTTCATTGTTGAACATATGGAAAAATGAAGGGTATACTGTTTTTTATTCAAATTTATATGGAAGGCATTGGGGAAGTGAAAAATCTGTCGATTTAACGATGAGACTGTGCAGTCATATCGTCCGTAATGAAATATTGAATACTTCATTTCATATAGTGGCTGAGGGTATGGGAGCACTTGTTGCCTTAAAGCTTTTAGCGATTAATGATTTTAATATCAGGAGCCTGGTCTTGATTAATCCAATCCTTTCTCTAAGTGCGCATCTTGAGCAGGAAAAAGAGAATAAGTTTTTTTATAAAAAGCTGATCGCAGAACTAGAAGCTGCATATGAAACCGATATGAGCATGCTCCTTGAGAGGCTTGATAGAGTCTCTGCTGGTCCTGCGTTCAATAAA is from Mesobacillus boroniphilus and encodes:
- a CDS encoding hydrolase, coding for MESRNFKLDTEWNVIHYPERPNGFGILTIGDERHFVNSSSSFWTQNEGKRSLLNIWKNEGYTVFYSNLYGRHWGSEKSVDLTMRLCSHIVRNEILNTSFHIVAEGMGALVALKLLAINDFNIRSLVLINPILSLSAHLEQEKENKFFYKKLIAELEAAYETDMSMLLERLDRVSAGPAFNKETPVKIIQVLSGNRAYKQSSIIKDLSVKWEKDDLPVTISYVLPEKKLQVGSQIVQFFTKHEQVL
- a CDS encoding YjzD family protein, which encodes MKYFWTLFWTFLLVLMLNYVAGAMIGVGLDLAQSTILAVVATIIILVIPAVLPNGSEEKHGH